Proteins from a genomic interval of Xanthomonas sp. AM6:
- a CDS encoding methyl-accepting chemotaxis protein, translating to MKTKNLPLSAQLAFGFGAVVLVLLIVGAISLRSQFQLNDAVAINEHTFKVLATGQGMQANALNVQTSSRGYLLSGNKDYLQPFALGQAGFETNFAEARRLTADNPRQQARLAQLQSAYRELLQAEQHIIALRGRPDSQQQVLAVFGEGRDRKAMGTIRALLGAFAEEENGLLAKRSQQLALVRAQGKWSVLLGSLVAVLVAAGMGLLIRRQLRKRLGLAIGIADAIASGKLDNDIDTQARDETGRLLASMRIMQDQLSAVLAAQTEMAQRHDAGQISYRMDEAAFPGDYGRMVRDNNALVAAHIAVKMRLVQIMGRYAIGDLSEDMDTLPGEKALLTQTMDTVKQNLTAMNGQISQLASAAAAGDFSVRGDAQRFQYDFRAMVESLNQLMATADGNLDALSKLLQAIAAGDLSVRMHGEFQGVFATMRDDANATAEQLAAIVGRIQTAAASINGAASEIAAGNDDLSRRTEQQAASLEETAASMEELTATVKQNAEHARQANQLAVGAASVASQGGDVVSQVVATMSGIEASSKKIADIISVIDGIAFQTNILALNAAVEAARAGEQGRGFAVVASEVRTLAQRSANAAKEIKGLIDDSVSRVSDGSALVDQAGRTMQEIVASVRRVTDIMGEISAASQEQSAGIEQVNQSVTQMDETTQQNAALVEEATAAARAMEDQAGQLLGAVAVFKIEATAAAAPTPPARRGLPGSPAQVGRVPAPRPVSAGAALQWEEF from the coding sequence ATGAAGACCAAGAACCTGCCCTTGTCCGCCCAGCTCGCCTTCGGCTTCGGCGCCGTCGTGCTGGTACTGCTCATCGTCGGGGCGATCAGCCTGCGCAGCCAGTTCCAGCTCAACGACGCGGTCGCCATCAACGAGCACACCTTCAAGGTGCTGGCCACCGGCCAGGGGATGCAGGCCAATGCCCTGAACGTGCAAACCAGCAGCCGGGGCTATCTGCTGTCCGGCAACAAGGACTACCTGCAGCCGTTCGCGCTCGGGCAGGCCGGCTTCGAAACCAACTTCGCCGAGGCCAGGCGCCTGACCGCGGACAATCCGCGGCAGCAGGCGCGTCTGGCGCAGTTGCAGTCCGCGTATCGGGAACTGCTGCAGGCCGAGCAGCACATCATTGCCCTGCGTGGGCGGCCCGATAGCCAGCAACAGGTGCTGGCCGTGTTCGGCGAAGGCCGCGACCGCAAGGCGATGGGCACGATCCGCGCGCTGCTGGGCGCGTTTGCCGAAGAGGAAAACGGTTTGCTGGCCAAGCGCAGCCAGCAGTTGGCGCTGGTGCGCGCGCAAGGCAAGTGGTCGGTCCTGCTCGGCAGCCTGGTCGCGGTGCTGGTCGCGGCCGGCATGGGCCTGCTGATCCGGCGCCAGTTGCGCAAGCGCCTGGGCCTGGCGATCGGGATCGCCGACGCCATCGCCTCGGGCAAGCTGGACAACGACATCGATACCCAGGCACGCGACGAGACCGGGCGCCTGCTGGCCAGCATGCGCATCATGCAAGACCAGCTGAGCGCGGTCCTGGCGGCGCAGACCGAAATGGCGCAACGCCACGACGCCGGCCAGATCAGCTACCGCATGGACGAGGCCGCGTTTCCCGGCGACTACGGGCGCATGGTCCGCGACAACAACGCACTGGTCGCGGCGCATATCGCGGTGAAGATGCGCCTGGTCCAGATCATGGGCCGCTACGCGATCGGCGACCTCAGCGAGGACATGGACACCCTGCCCGGCGAGAAGGCGCTGCTGACCCAGACCATGGATACGGTCAAGCAGAACCTCACCGCGATGAACGGCCAGATCAGCCAACTCGCCTCCGCCGCGGCGGCCGGCGACTTCAGCGTGCGCGGCGACGCGCAGCGCTTCCAGTACGACTTCCGTGCCATGGTCGAGAGCCTCAACCAGCTGATGGCCACCGCCGACGGCAACCTCGACGCGCTGTCCAAGCTGCTGCAGGCCATCGCCGCCGGCGACCTGAGCGTGCGCATGCACGGCGAGTTCCAGGGCGTGTTCGCGACCATGCGCGACGACGCCAACGCCACCGCCGAGCAACTGGCCGCCATCGTCGGCCGCATCCAGACCGCCGCGGCCAGCATCAACGGCGCGGCCAGCGAGATCGCCGCCGGCAACGACGACCTGTCGCGCCGCACCGAGCAACAGGCGGCCAGCCTGGAAGAGACCGCCGCCTCGATGGAGGAACTGACTGCCACGGTCAAGCAGAACGCCGAGCACGCGCGCCAGGCCAACCAGCTCGCGGTCGGTGCCGCGTCGGTCGCGTCGCAGGGCGGCGACGTGGTGAGCCAGGTGGTGGCGACGATGAGCGGCATCGAGGCGTCCTCGAAGAAGATCGCCGACATCATCTCGGTGATCGACGGCATCGCCTTCCAGACCAATATCCTGGCCCTGAACGCCGCGGTGGAAGCGGCGCGCGCCGGCGAACAGGGCCGCGGCTTCGCCGTGGTCGCCTCGGAGGTACGTACCCTCGCCCAGCGTTCGGCCAATGCAGCGAAGGAGATCAAGGGGTTGATCGACGATTCCGTCAGCCGTGTCAGCGATGGCTCGGCCTTGGTCGACCAGGCCGGGCGGACCATGCAGGAGATCGTGGCCTCGGTACGCCGCGTCACCGACATCATGGGCGAGATCTCCGCCGCTTCGCAGGAGCAGTCCGCCGGCATCGAGCAGGTCAACCAGAGCGTGACTCAGATGGATGAGACCACCCAGCAGAACGCCGCGCTGGTCGAGGAAGCGACCGCCGCCGCCCGCGCCATGGAGGACCAGGCCGGCCAGCTGCTCGGGGCCGTGGCGGTGTTCAAGATCGAGGCGACCGCCGCTGCGGCGCCGACCCCGCCTGCGCGGCGCGGGCTGCCGGGGTCGCCTGCGCAGGTCGGCCGGGTGCCGGCACCGCGGCCGGTGTCGGCCGGCGCAGCACTCCAATGGGAGGAATTCTGA
- a CDS encoding methyl-accepting chemotaxis protein, translating to MSPTPASRSTSVATRLMVGVASIAVLCFGVTAAIIYVRSSDALLASAKTGMTEAAHLEAQRISSDIGAAFVSSQAFATSLLAQRHHDRMRETFSDIVLRELRQHPDWTGLGTLWEPQAFDGKDAAYANAEGHDASGRYMVYWAWQGDKQVREPLRDYDVPGVGDWYLKARQQHRPTVVEPYVYEIGGAKVLMTTLTTPIMEDGKFLGIVNADFGLDKLQQRLAKLRPLGEGHVRLLSPGGAIVADRDAALVGKKLDDAGTRALLADIAKGQSVTREVADARTGATDVEVYVPLQIGQAQERFALGVVVPRAVLMAQARSLLWTIIAVGLCAALLLSGGLYILLRRLVVKPLADAVEVSGAVAAGRLDSRIQYPRNDELGRLFGSLQRMQEQLRAVLDAQKEMAQRHDAGQISYRMDEAAFPGDYGRMVRDSNALAASHIAVKLRLAQIMGRYAIGDFSEDMDRLPGEKAVLTETMDTVKQNLSAMNREIGQLASAAAAGDFSVRGDAQRFQYDFRAMVDSLNQLMATADGNLEALSRLLQAIAAGDLTARMHGEFQGVFATMRDDANATAEQLAGIVGRIQTAAASINGAASEIAAGNDDLSRRTEQQAASLEETAASMEELTSTVKQNAEHARQANQLAVGAATVASQGGEVVSQVVTTMSGIETSSKKIADIISVIDGIAFQTNILALNAAVEAARAGEQGRGFAVVASEVRTLAQRSANAAKEIKGLIDESVTRVSEGSALVGKAGQTMSEIVSSVQRVTDIMGEISAASQEQYAGIEQVNQTVTQMDEATQQNAALVEEATAAARSMEEQAGQLTEAVALFKLDNAVASAVATAARPAGATPIARTPAANARSAPAKRSQSPIRAVPNKPASANEAQWHEF from the coding sequence ATGAGCCCGACTCCCGCCTCCCGCTCCACCAGTGTCGCGACCCGCCTGATGGTCGGCGTGGCGTCGATCGCCGTGCTGTGCTTCGGCGTGACCGCCGCGATCATCTACGTGCGCAGCAGCGATGCGCTGCTGGCCTCGGCCAAGACCGGCATGACCGAAGCCGCGCATCTGGAGGCGCAACGCATTTCCAGCGATATCGGCGCGGCCTTCGTCTCCAGCCAGGCCTTCGCCACCAGCCTGCTGGCGCAGCGCCACCACGACAGGATGCGCGAGACGTTCAGCGACATCGTGCTGCGCGAGTTGCGCCAGCATCCGGACTGGACCGGCCTGGGCACGCTGTGGGAACCGCAGGCATTCGACGGCAAGGACGCGGCCTACGCCAATGCCGAAGGCCACGACGCCAGCGGCCGCTACATGGTGTACTGGGCCTGGCAAGGCGACAAGCAGGTGCGCGAGCCGCTGCGCGACTACGACGTCCCCGGCGTGGGCGACTGGTATCTGAAGGCGCGCCAGCAGCACCGTCCGACCGTGGTCGAACCCTACGTGTACGAGATCGGCGGCGCCAAGGTGCTGATGACCACGCTGACCACGCCGATCATGGAGGACGGCAAGTTCCTCGGCATCGTCAATGCCGACTTCGGCCTGGACAAGCTGCAGCAACGCCTGGCCAAGCTGCGCCCGCTCGGCGAAGGCCACGTGCGCCTGCTCTCGCCCGGCGGCGCGATCGTCGCCGATCGCGATGCGGCCCTGGTCGGCAAGAAACTGGACGACGCGGGCACGCGCGCGTTGCTGGCCGACATCGCCAAGGGCCAGAGCGTGACCCGCGAGGTCGCCGATGCGCGGACCGGCGCCACCGATGTCGAGGTCTACGTGCCGCTGCAGATCGGCCAGGCGCAGGAGCGGTTCGCGCTGGGCGTGGTGGTCCCGCGCGCCGTGCTGATGGCGCAGGCGCGCTCGCTGCTGTGGACCATCATCGCGGTCGGGCTGTGCGCGGCGCTGCTGCTCAGCGGGGGCCTCTACATCCTGTTGCGGCGGCTGGTGGTCAAGCCGCTGGCCGATGCCGTCGAGGTCTCCGGCGCGGTCGCTGCCGGGCGCCTGGACAGCCGCATCCAGTATCCGCGCAACGACGAGCTGGGCCGGCTGTTCGGCTCGCTGCAGCGCATGCAGGAACAGCTGCGCGCGGTGCTCGATGCGCAGAAGGAAATGGCGCAGCGCCACGACGCCGGCCAGATCAGCTACCGCATGGACGAAGCCGCCTTCCCCGGCGACTACGGGCGCATGGTCCGCGACAGCAATGCGCTGGCGGCCTCGCACATCGCGGTCAAGCTGCGCCTGGCGCAGATCATGGGCCGCTATGCGATCGGCGACTTCAGCGAGGACATGGACCGCCTGCCCGGCGAAAAGGCGGTGCTGACCGAGACCATGGACACGGTCAAGCAGAACCTGAGCGCGATGAACCGCGAGATCGGCCAGCTCGCCTCCGCCGCGGCGGCCGGCGACTTCAGCGTGCGCGGCGATGCGCAGCGCTTCCAGTACGACTTCCGCGCCATGGTCGACAGCCTCAACCAGCTGATGGCCACCGCCGACGGCAACCTGGAAGCCCTGTCCAGGCTGTTGCAGGCCATCGCCGCCGGCGACCTAACCGCACGCATGCACGGCGAGTTCCAGGGCGTGTTCGCGACCATGCGCGACGACGCCAATGCGACCGCCGAGCAGTTGGCCGGCATCGTCGGCCGCATCCAGACCGCGGCAGCCAGCATCAATGGCGCGGCCAGCGAGATCGCCGCCGGCAACGACGACCTGTCGCGCCGCACCGAGCAACAGGCGGCCAGCCTGGAGGAAACCGCCGCGTCGATGGAGGAACTGACCTCCACCGTCAAGCAGAATGCCGAGCACGCGCGCCAGGCCAATCAGCTGGCGGTCGGTGCAGCGACTGTCGCCTCGCAGGGCGGCGAGGTGGTCAGCCAGGTGGTGACCACGATGAGCGGCATCGAGACCTCCTCCAAGAAGATCGCCGACATCATCTCGGTGATCGACGGCATCGCCTTCCAGACCAACATCCTGGCCTTGAACGCCGCGGTGGAAGCGGCGCGCGCCGGCGAACAGGGCCGCGGCTTCGCGGTCGTCGCCAGCGAAGTGCGCACCCTGGCCCAGCGTTCGGCCAATGCCGCCAAGGAGATCAAGGGCCTGATCGACGAATCCGTCACCCGCGTCAGCGAGGGCTCGGCATTGGTCGGCAAGGCCGGTCAGACCATGAGCGAGATCGTGTCCTCGGTGCAACGCGTCACCGACATCATGGGCGAGATCTCCGCGGCCTCGCAGGAACAGTACGCCGGCATCGAGCAGGTCAACCAGACCGTCACCCAGATGGACGAGGCCACTCAGCAGAATGCCGCCCTGGTCGAGGAAGCCACCGCCGCCGCGCGCTCGATGGAGGAACAGGCCGGGCAGCTGACCGAGGCCGTGGCCTTGTTCAAGCTCGACAATGCGGTCGCCTCGGCCGTGGCCACGGCAGCCAGGCCCGCGGGCGCCACGCCCATCGCCAGGACGCCCGCCGCGAACGCCAGAAGCGCGCCGGCCAAGCGCAGCCAGTCGCCGATCCGTGCGGTGCCGAACAAACCCGCCAGCGCCAACGAAGCGCAGTGGCACGAGTTCTGA
- a CDS encoding transporter, whose product MKPIVLASCLTLLGIASLAHAEEEPIATDRPDFVESSLTVGDRRLQVETSVAWERDGDVDGYTTPTLFRYGLGPTWELRLETDGWQHLDAPGDADAYGFTDISLGVKHHLAGSDDGGASLAWLAHVDLPSGGRDVRGRGARPSFRLVAEWELSDSVSAGVMPGVIWDEDDDGHRYMAGILGVVVGKAWTERSRSFLEVALPQIADSDDGGTVAVLDVGSAWLLSNDVQLDAVYSYGLNDRSPDHALGVGLSFRF is encoded by the coding sequence ATGAAGCCTATCGTTCTTGCCAGCTGCCTGACCTTGTTGGGCATCGCCAGCCTCGCGCACGCCGAGGAGGAGCCGATCGCCACCGATCGCCCCGACTTCGTCGAATCCAGCCTCACCGTCGGCGACCGCCGGCTGCAGGTCGAGACCAGCGTCGCCTGGGAGCGCGACGGCGACGTCGATGGCTACACCACCCCCACCCTGTTCCGCTACGGCCTCGGCCCGACCTGGGAACTGCGGCTGGAAACCGATGGCTGGCAGCATCTCGATGCGCCCGGCGATGCCGACGCCTACGGGTTCACCGACATCTCGCTCGGGGTCAAGCACCACCTGGCCGGTTCCGACGACGGCGGCGCCTCGCTGGCCTGGCTGGCGCACGTGGACCTGCCCAGCGGCGGCCGCGACGTGCGCGGCCGCGGCGCGCGGCCTTCGTTCCGGCTGGTCGCCGAATGGGAGCTCAGCGACAGCGTCTCGGCGGGGGTGATGCCCGGCGTGATCTGGGACGAAGACGACGACGGCCACCGCTACATGGCCGGCATCCTCGGCGTGGTGGTCGGCAAGGCATGGACCGAGCGCAGCCGTTCGTTCCTGGAAGTGGCGCTGCCGCAGATCGCCGACAGCGACGACGGCGGCACCGTCGCCGTGCTCGACGTCGGCTCGGCCTGGCTGCTGAGCAACGACGTGCAGCTGGACGCGGTCTACAGCTACGGCCTCAACGACCGTTCGCCGGACCACGCGCTCGGCGTGGGCCTGTCCTTCCGCTTCTGA
- a CDS encoding chemotaxis protein CheA, whose translation MSMDLQRFHATFFEESREGLDAMEAGLLSLEEGNRDPETINSVFRAAHSIKGGAATFGFEAMAGLTHVLETLLDELRSGKRDVEAHAIDAILGSVDVLRALLREAEHGTLADPVAVKAVHDRLQQALNGTAGAAPAATPAANQPAEPEAWQIGFTPAPSLFMSGNDPLRIIRELEHLGPLQIACRSGRLPGFNDLDPLEAYLAWDLGLVAKVPRSAIEDTFAWVIDDCELDIRAVPPPSLANAPAPVLAQAPASATAAPAAAVAANAPAGNAAAAHEAESSIRVSVDKVDALINLVGELVITQAMLKQVSGDLDPAHAERLFAGLDLLERNTRDLQEAVIGVRMLPVDAVFRRFPRLVRDLSSRLGKQVRLRTIGEGTELDKGLIEKIADPLVHLVRNSIDHGLEMPEARRAAGKDETGTITLAASHQGGHIVIEVSDDGAGLNRERILAKAAERGLSVPDNPTDAQVWDLIFAPGFSTADAVTDLSGRGVGMDVVRRNIQGLGGEVQLESNSGRGTRVLIRLPLTLAILDGMTVSVAGETLILPLAYVLEALQPQPDDIRTMAGEGRVLRVRGEYLPILSLSDSYGYGRTEQSDPLVVVVEADGQKIALEVDELVGQQQVVVKNIENNYRRIGGISGATILGDGRVALIVDIGGLVRSLRVPQAA comes from the coding sequence ATGAGCATGGACCTGCAACGTTTCCACGCCACCTTCTTCGAGGAAAGCCGCGAAGGGCTGGACGCGATGGAAGCCGGACTGCTGTCGCTGGAAGAAGGCAACCGCGATCCCGAAACGATCAACTCGGTGTTCCGCGCCGCGCACTCGATCAAGGGCGGCGCGGCCACCTTCGGCTTCGAGGCGATGGCCGGGCTGACCCACGTGCTGGAGACGCTGCTCGACGAACTGCGCTCGGGCAAGCGCGACGTGGAAGCGCACGCGATCGATGCGATCCTGGGCTCGGTGGACGTGCTGCGCGCGCTGCTGCGCGAAGCCGAGCACGGCACCCTGGCCGATCCGGTCGCGGTCAAGGCCGTGCACGACCGCCTGCAGCAGGCCTTGAACGGCACCGCCGGCGCCGCGCCCGCGGCGACCCCGGCCGCCAACCAGCCGGCCGAGCCGGAAGCCTGGCAGATCGGCTTCACCCCGGCGCCGTCGCTGTTCATGAGCGGCAACGACCCGCTGCGCATCATCCGCGAACTCGAACACCTCGGCCCGCTGCAGATCGCCTGCCGCAGCGGCCGCCTGCCCGGCTTCAACGACCTCGACCCGCTCGAGGCCTATCTGGCGTGGGACCTGGGCCTGGTCGCCAAGGTGCCGCGCAGCGCGATCGAGGACACCTTCGCCTGGGTGATCGACGACTGCGAACTGGACATCCGCGCGGTGCCGCCGCCGAGCCTGGCCAATGCGCCGGCACCGGTGCTGGCGCAGGCCCCGGCCAGCGCCACCGCCGCGCCAGCCGCCGCCGTGGCCGCCAACGCGCCGGCCGGCAATGCCGCCGCCGCGCACGAAGCGGAAAGCTCGATCCGGGTCAGCGTCGACAAGGTCGATGCGCTGATCAACCTGGTCGGCGAACTGGTCATCACCCAGGCCATGCTCAAGCAGGTCTCCGGCGACCTCGACCCGGCCCATGCCGAACGCCTGTTCGCCGGCCTGGACCTGCTCGAACGCAACACCCGCGACCTGCAGGAAGCGGTGATCGGCGTGCGCATGCTGCCGGTGGACGCGGTGTTCCGCCGCTTCCCGCGCCTGGTCCGCGACCTGTCCAGCCGCCTCGGCAAGCAGGTGCGGCTGCGCACCATCGGCGAAGGCACCGAACTGGACAAGGGCCTGATCGAGAAGATCGCCGATCCGCTGGTGCACCTGGTGCGCAACTCGATCGACCATGGCTTGGAAATGCCGGAAGCGCGCCGCGCCGCCGGCAAGGACGAGACCGGCACCATCACCCTGGCCGCCTCGCACCAGGGCGGGCACATCGTCATCGAGGTCAGCGACGACGGCGCCGGCCTGAACCGCGAGCGGATCCTGGCCAAGGCCGCCGAACGCGGCCTGAGCGTGCCGGACAACCCGACCGACGCGCAGGTGTGGGACCTGATCTTCGCCCCCGGCTTCTCCACCGCCGACGCGGTCACCGACCTGTCCGGCCGCGGCGTGGGCATGGACGTGGTCCGCCGCAACATCCAGGGCCTGGGCGGCGAAGTGCAGCTGGAAAGCAATTCCGGCCGCGGCACCCGCGTGCTGATCCGCTTGCCGCTGACCCTGGCGATCCTGGACGGCATGACCGTGTCGGTCGCCGGCGAGACCCTGATCCTGCCGCTGGCCTACGTGCTCGAAGCGCTGCAGCCGCAGCCCGACGACATCCGCACCATGGCCGGCGAAGGCCGGGTGCTGCGGGTCCGCGGCGAATACCTGCCGATCCTCTCGCTCAGCGATTCCTACGGCTACGGCCGCACCGAGCAGAGCGATCCGCTGGTGGTGGTGGTCGAGGCCGACGGCCAGAAGATCGCGCTGGAAGTGGACGAACTGGTCGGCCAGCAACAGGTGGTGGTCAAGAACATCGAGAACAACTACCGGCGCATCGGCGGCATCTCCGGCGCCACCATCCTCGGCGACGGCCGCGTCGCGCTGATCGTGGACATCGGCGGACTGGTGCGTTCGCTGCGGGTGCCGCAAGCGGCCTGA
- a CDS encoding STAS domain-containing protein: MSTVTLGEDLGIETSADLKQRLTPFLASAEELRLDAGEVRRIHTASVQVLCAFVDARRQDGKRTVFEACNDTFRDAARLLGVSESLGLPATPDNLKSVENAA, encoded by the coding sequence ATGAGCACAGTCACCCTTGGCGAAGATCTCGGCATCGAGACCAGCGCCGACCTGAAACAGCGGCTGACCCCGTTCCTGGCGTCGGCCGAGGAACTGCGACTGGACGCCGGCGAGGTCCGCCGCATCCACACCGCGTCCGTGCAGGTGCTGTGCGCATTCGTCGATGCACGCCGCCAGGACGGCAAACGCACCGTCTTCGAAGCCTGCAACGACACGTTCCGCGACGCGGCACGCCTACTGGGGGTCAGCGAATCGCTGGGCCTTCCCGCAACCCCTGACAACCTGAAATCTGTGGAGAACGCCGCATGA
- a CDS encoding methyl-accepting chemotaxis protein, with amino-acid sequence MKIMHMLAILVLVAVLALLALGGVGYSAQQGLLASVAAQVTSSDALRNHMQADMMHDALRGDVTTALLAGSRQDDAGIKAARASLAEHAAEFRQALADSRKLPLDPALRTELDAVAPALQGYIAAADQVVTLVEAHADSAAAYAAFSESFEQLETRMGAISERILALNQASRSAAEQHNRSATWQQAGAVVLAVLCLGLAAGWILRSVSRLLGGEPRVAMAAAQHIAEGRLDQPIPVAAKHAHSLMAALARMQRELRERIERERSVAAENLRIRTALDNASTGMYIADPDLNIVYANGALQKLLHTYAEDIRACAPAFDGSASLLGQSVSLLEVGNSQDAAIYQQLDRQGAAQREVRYRGACIAQEISAIRNEAGVHVGFVCEWRDRTAEAKVEVEVAEVVRSAAAGDLSRRIDSDGKQGFFLLLAQQLNGLLDANAVSIAEVSRLLSALADGDLGARMHGEFHGVFATMRDDANATAERLAGIVGRIQQASGNIHTAASEIAQGNSDLSHRTEQQATSLEQTAASMEELTATVKQNAEHARQANQLAVGAAAVASQGGEVVSQVVTTMSGIETSSKKIADIISVIDGIAFQTNILALNAAVEAARAGEQGRGFAVVASEVRTLAQRSANAAKEIKGLIDDSVGRVAEGSALVNRAGQTMQEIVSSVQRVTDIIGEISAASQEQSQGIEQVNRTVTQMDETTQQNAALVEEATAAARSMEEQSAQLSDAVAVFRLVQHATRSTGIPAPAAIATRHVAVPEPARRSPAHADAQAIADAIDAQWQAS; translated from the coding sequence ATGAAGATCATGCACATGCTCGCGATCCTGGTGCTGGTGGCGGTGCTCGCGCTGCTCGCGCTGGGCGGCGTCGGCTACAGCGCGCAGCAGGGATTGCTGGCCTCGGTCGCCGCGCAGGTCACCTCGTCCGATGCGCTGCGCAACCATATGCAGGCGGACATGATGCACGACGCCTTGCGCGGCGACGTGACCACCGCGCTGCTGGCCGGTTCGCGGCAGGACGACGCCGGGATCAAGGCCGCGCGCGCCTCGCTGGCCGAGCATGCCGCAGAATTCCGCCAGGCCCTGGCCGACAGCCGCAAGCTGCCGCTGGACCCGGCCTTGCGCACCGAGCTGGACGCGGTCGCCCCCGCCCTGCAGGGCTACATCGCCGCGGCCGACCAGGTGGTCACCCTGGTCGAGGCGCATGCGGACAGCGCCGCCGCCTATGCCGCCTTCAGCGAGAGCTTCGAACAGCTCGAGACCCGCATGGGCGCGATCAGCGAGCGCATCCTGGCGCTGAACCAGGCCAGCCGCAGCGCCGCCGAGCAGCACAACCGCAGCGCCACCTGGCAACAGGCCGGCGCCGTGGTGCTGGCGGTGCTGTGCCTGGGCCTGGCCGCCGGCTGGATCCTGCGCTCGGTGTCGCGCCTGCTCGGCGGCGAGCCGCGCGTGGCGATGGCCGCCGCCCAGCACATCGCCGAAGGGCGCCTGGACCAACCGATTCCGGTTGCCGCCAAGCACGCACACAGCCTGATGGCGGCGCTGGCGCGGATGCAGCGCGAACTGCGCGAACGGATCGAACGCGAGCGCAGCGTCGCCGCCGAGAACCTGCGCATCCGCACCGCGCTGGACAACGCCTCCACCGGCATGTACATCGCCGATCCCGACCTGAACATCGTCTACGCCAACGGCGCGCTGCAGAAACTGCTGCACACCTATGCCGAGGACATCCGCGCCTGCGCGCCGGCCTTCGACGGGTCGGCCAGCCTGCTCGGCCAGTCGGTGTCGCTGCTGGAAGTGGGCAACTCGCAGGACGCGGCGATCTACCAGCAGCTCGACCGCCAGGGCGCAGCGCAGCGCGAGGTGCGCTATCGCGGCGCGTGCATCGCCCAGGAGATTTCCGCGATCCGCAACGAGGCCGGCGTCCACGTCGGTTTCGTCTGCGAATGGCGCGACCGTACCGCCGAGGCCAAGGTCGAGGTGGAAGTGGCCGAAGTGGTGCGCAGCGCCGCTGCCGGCGACCTGTCCAGGCGCATCGACAGCGACGGCAAGCAGGGCTTCTTCCTGTTGCTGGCGCAGCAGCTCAACGGCCTGCTCGACGCCAATGCGGTCAGCATCGCCGAAGTGTCGCGCCTGCTCAGCGCCCTGGCCGACGGCGACCTGGGCGCACGCATGCACGGCGAGTTCCACGGCGTGTTCGCGACGATGCGCGACGACGCCAACGCCACCGCGGAACGGCTGGCCGGCATCGTCGGCCGCATCCAGCAGGCCAGCGGCAACATCCACACCGCCGCCAGCGAAATCGCGCAAGGCAACAGCGACCTGTCGCACCGCACCGAGCAACAGGCCACCAGCCTGGAGCAGACCGCCGCGTCGATGGAAGAGCTGACCGCCACGGTCAAGCAGAACGCCGAGCATGCGCGCCAGGCCAACCAGCTCGCCGTCGGCGCCGCGGCCGTCGCTTCGCAGGGCGGCGAGGTGGTCAGCCAGGTGGTGACCACGATGAGCGGCATCGAGACCTCGTCCAAGAAGATCGCCGACATCATCAGCGTCATCGACGGTATCGCCTTCCAGACCAATATCCTGGCGCTCAACGCCGCGGTGGAAGCGGCCCGTGCCGGCGAACAGGGCCGCGGCTTCGCGGTCGTCGCCAGCGAAGTGCGCACGCTGGCCCAGCGTTCGGCCAATGCCGCCAAGGAGATCAAGGGCCTGATCGACGACTCGGTCGGCCGGGTCGCCGAAGGCTCGGCGCTGGTCAACCGCGCCGGCCAGACCATGCAGGAAATCGTGTCCTCGGTGCAGCGCGTCACCGACATCATCGGCGAGATCTCCGCGGCATCGCAGGAGCAGTCGCAGGGCATCGAGCAGGTCAACCGCACCGTGACCCAGATGGACGAGACCACCCAGCAGAACGCCGCGCTGGTCGAGGAAGCCACCGCCGCCGCTCGCTCGATGGAAGAACAGTCGGCGCAGCTGAGCGATGCGGTGGCGGTGTTCCGGCTCGTGCAGCACGCCACGCGCAGCACAGGCATCCCTGCGCCTGCGGCGATCGCGACGCGCCACGTCGCCGTCCCCGAACCCGCGCGGCGCAGCCCCGCCCATGCGGACGCCCAGGCCATCGCCGACGCGATCGATGCGCAATGGCAGGCATCCTGA
- a CDS encoding response regulator, with amino-acid sequence MSARILVVDDSASMRQMVAFALTSAGFAVEEAEDGQVALGRAQGQRFNAVVTDVNMPNMDGISLIRALRQLPDYKFTPMLMLTTESAADKKSEGKAAGATGWLVKPFNPEQLIATVQKVLG; translated from the coding sequence ATGAGCGCACGTATCTTGGTGGTGGACGATTCGGCGTCGATGCGCCAGATGGTCGCCTTTGCCCTTACCTCGGCCGGTTTCGCGGTGGAGGAAGCCGAAGACGGCCAGGTCGCCCTCGGCCGCGCCCAGGGCCAGCGCTTCAACGCGGTGGTCACCGACGTCAACATGCCGAACATGGACGGCATCTCGCTGATCCGCGCGCTGCGCCAGCTGCCGGACTACAAGTTCACGCCGATGCTGATGCTGACCACCGAGTCGGCGGCGGACAAGAAGTCCGAGGGCAAGGCCGCCGGCGCCACCGGCTGGCTGGTCAAGCCGTTCAACCCGGAACAGCTGATCGCCACCGTCCAGAAAGTCCTGGGCTGA